The Cyclopterus lumpus isolate fCycLum1 chromosome 12, fCycLum1.pri, whole genome shotgun sequence genome window below encodes:
- the nup214 gene encoding nuclear pore complex protein Nup214 isoform X6: MSDDTDSPPEREMKDFQFRQMKKTRVFDPAEDLPRERSSLLTISNKFGLTFVGLDRTFKVYQTQDILSADTFDGKANEIVEGIAALAEVTVDLALHHLALSSDELTLSVCGMSEGAGLFLTFYDVRIFVNKSRPQKLPFASLLPAVPPGTVVQDLKWNPGHASVLAVCLSDGRMMILDVTDSVKVYAELPASSGITCICWSPKGKQVAAGKMNSSVSQYTPALEEKKIIPCPHFYTSDQPVKVLDVLWLRTFVFAVVYAAADGSLETPPELVLISLPKKDERVETKYLNFSDTVYGSCTERQHHYFLNHVEDWDLVFAASAASIEVSVIAARQEDKIWELWILEDASRAELPVTETNEDTLPLGLAIDYTSQHEIHITEEKTLPPAPTMLMLSTEGILCPFALLNLNPGVKQLISAPTVLSLEGERLPKPGSLAPQPPKLAATFPSALATFPNLGFTSAVASTPLAPAASSSAAPFSMVPTAPATSMASSSGFSFSVPTTCATSAPPPFSMAVPTPFGSGSLGFSFASKPPPSDTPSAFSFTPSIKPSAVAAPVPAPTPQSVATASPSTVKLNLNERFSALETPAPSPQSFSFNSSLSKTVAPSGLTAPPLSATKPPAVLAPVRPVQTSTPATVVQKPAHAAQGRVQTPQQAAVGVKTMEKQFQQKKDSDPIMAGILEEIAHFQKELDDLKARSARADFKVGTIEEMKALRKESEDLHIFTLEIKETTESLHGDIGTLKTTLLEGFAGAEEAKAQSELSRDKNYRQLLYKKSLDPRSEDQLKEIRRLYQYVTFAVEDVNDVLDVEWEKHLEKKKKQKHMAVPGREGLFTTLANNLYIINQQKNKLDQLIKQLTSLRLYNKTTPPTINHSTATETSAGLESELESLRVALLKARLDTTPLKTKSKSPAVKISPVKQSQLRNFLSKGQMPPVRSTAPANLSRSAFLSPKYYEDLDDVSSTSSLSQSLEPRPADLEEEEEEELLPEPIPLMAIPPALSNPRHSTVVRTPSIHPGFGAIQSTPKIHSVQGMGFGLSPIASPVPTNKINLCGAESTALATKTVKHGAPPNERAIPVTIPAQQAAATAALRRQMANQKTAVVGTSMTESNLKTVPQVVNVQELKDKGPPMPVSNMSSSIPDPAAPVFATVSSNQAKRNPTQGFQKMSTESTTNPQTGFVFGQSPKTDASVAPAFSADQSTSKGFSFASGSGGFSFASVTQGVGMSQVKDVNKFSFGGTSKIMFTQTGEESFALTPISTSPALGTGSPTQPSNSSSDKLASSTSAPRIEPQPLKTIGGETLGSFSGLRVGHGEEAKDSDTKPASGSFSFGETALNGGKGVAQFSFASGLQKSAEDSPAADLSKGAVSGSLFKPPEPSPKQAFSVPQSSSIASASPTSFGSLLAASPDSSEEPKVSPQPSEPPPPLENKPATGPVVESASPLVVSEPAARITAVTVPAPTPVPLLTTTAPTANFSPSVNAPTEATTPAPASAAPTIEATPDGTTSIAPVPTPAVATPAVAPVSQVAPIAFQVPSFDKPGSIFTQPAPATTDSSSLGIIPVVSTVAATATTPTTEVYGTATTAGGTVFGQLVASPAPAPPSDPASTGFGSTAFGASTGTGFGKSVFGQVSGFGQPASNTEPSSGFSFGQSAFGAGSNSANTVGGAFGAATATNASSFSFGTSSANTASSTGTGLFGQTTAPAFGQSSGFGQGSVFGSNTTTSSSTGFSFGQPSGESFGSSAPLPPPAFGQQAGTGSVFGQQQQPSSGGTLFGLNPANPAGSPAGGGFFTGLGGKPSEEAANKNPFGTNAPTGGFGQPAQTGTNSLFGSTGAKGFGFGQPSFAEQKASGTFTTGAGSVAAQGFGSFASPTKAGAFGSAPVFGNAPSFGSSQAFGAGAAFGSSPSFPNNMVPSAGKVFGEGTTASSMGGFGFASPPSGPSFGALANQSAPSFGGLAQQGPGFVNQPSSFSGFAQQPQAGGFSGNAFGSTNQSSPQTFASWRS, from the exons ATGAGTGACGACACGGACTCCCCCCCCGAGAGGGAAATGAAG gatTTTCAGTTTCGTCAGATGAAGAAAACAAGAGTCTTTGACCCTGCTGAAGATTTGCCAAGAGAAAGAAGTAGTCTGCTCACCATCTCAAACAAATTTGGTTTAACTTTTGTCGGGCTCGACAGAACATTCAAAGTTTACCAAACTCAAGACATTCTGTCTGCGGATACATTCGACGGCAAAGCCAACGAAATAG TGGAGGGGATCGCAGCATTGGCGGAGGTGACTGTGGATCTGGCACTGCACCACTTGGCTCTCAGTAGTGATGAACTTACCTTGTCAGTATGTGGCATGTCCGAGGGGGCGGGTTTGTTCCTCACGTTCTATGATGTCCGCATCTTCGTGAACAAG TCAAGACCACAGAAGCTACCTTTTGCATCATTGCTGCCAGCAGTACCCCCTGGCACTGTAGTGCAAGACCTGAAGTGGAATCCTGGTCATGCATCCGTTTTggcggtctgtctgtctgacggCCGGATGATGATTTTGGATGTTACTGACAGTGTCAAAGTTTACGCTGAGCTACCAGCTTCAAGTGGCATCACATGTA TATGCTGGAGtccaaaaggaaaacaagtcGCTGCAGGAAAAATGAATTCCTCAGTCAGTCAGTATACACCA GCACTGGAAGAGAAAAAGATTATTCCGTGTCCACACTTCTACACCTCTGACCAACCTGTGAAAG TTCTGGATGTGCTGTGGCTGAGAACCTTTGTGTTTGCAGTGGTATATGCTGCTGCAGATGGGTCCCTTGAGACCCCTCCTGAGCTAGTGTTGATCTCCCTTCCT AAGAAGGATGAGAGGGTGGAGACAAAGTATCTGAACTTTAGTGACACGGTATATGGCAGCTGCACTGAGCGACAACACCACTACTTTCTGAACCACGTAGAAGACTG GGACCTTGTGTTTGCTGCATCAGCGGCTTCCATTGAAGTCAGTGTAATAGCCGCCAGACAAGAGGACAAG ATCTGGGAGCTCTGGATCCTGGAAGATGCGAGTAGGGCTGAGCTTCCAGTGACTGAGACAAATGAAGACACTCTGCCCCTTGGCTTAGCCATAGACTACACCAGCCAGCATGAGATCCACATCA CTGAGGAGAAGACCTTGCCTCCAGCACCCACGATGCTGATGCTTTCCACAGAGGGAATACTCTGCCCCTTTGCTCTGCTCAACCTCAATCCGGGGGTTAAGCAACTGATCTCAGCTCCCACTGTACTCTCCTTGGAGGGGGAGAGACTGCCCAAGCCAG GTTCTTTGGCACCCCAACCACCCAAACTTGCTGCCACCTTCCCATCTGCCCTAGCAACATTCCCAAACCTCGGTTTTACTTCGGCAGTGGCTTCCACCCCTCTAGCCCCTGCTGCATCTTCCTCTGCTGCCCCATTCAGCATGGTTCCCACAGCTCCTGCGACGTCCATGGCATCATCATCGGGCTTCAGTTTCTCGGTCCCAACTACATGCGCcacctctgctcctccaccgtTCTCCATGGCGGTGCCCACACCTTTTGGCTCAGGGTCCCTTGGCTTTTCCTTTGCCTCCAAACCTCCTCCCTCTGACACTCCTTCAGCGTTTTCTTTTACCCCTTCGATCAAACCATCTGCGGTGGCAGCCCCAGTTCCAGCTCCAACACCCCAGAGCGTTGCCACTGCCTCCCCATCAACAGTAAAACTTAATCTAAATGAGAG GTTTTCAGCACTGGAGACCCCAGCACCATCCCCACAGTCTTTCTCCTTCAATTCCTCGCTGTCCAAAACAGTTGCTCCTAGTGGTTTGACGGCCCCTCCACTCTCAGCCACTAAGCCACCTGCTGTATTGG CCCCAGTGCGTCCAGTTCAAACCAGCACACCAGCCACAGTCGTCCAGAAACCTGCTCATGCTGCCCAGGGTCGTGTCCAAACTCCACAG CAGGCAGCTGTTGGTGTGAAGACCATGGAGAAGCAGTTCCAGCAAAAGAAAGACTCTGATCCCATTATGGCTGGTATACTGGAAGAG ATTGCACATTTTCAGAAGGAGTTGGATGATCTTAAAGCACGAAGCGCGAGAGCTGACTTCAAGGTTGGCACCATTGAAGAGATGAAGGCATTAAGGAAGGAGTCGGAGGACCTCCATATTTTCACTCTGGAGATCAAGGAAACAACAGAG TCTCTCCATGGGGACATTGGGACACTGAAGACCACCTTACTGGAGGGCTTTGCTGGGGCAGAAGAAGCCAAGGCCCAGAGTGAGCTGAGCAGAGACAAAAATTACAGACAGCTGCTGTACAAAAAATCTCTGGACCCCCGCAGCGAGGATCAGCTCAAG GAGATTCGCAGGCTCTATCAGTATGTTACGTTTGCTGTGGAAGATGTCAATGACGTGTTGGATGTGGAATGGGAGAAACAccttgagaagaagaaaaagcagaa ACACATGGCCGTGCCGGGACGTGAGGGTCTGTTCACCACACTGGCCAACAACCTGTACATTATCAACCAACAGAAGAACAAATTGGACCAGTTGATTAAGCAACTCACTTCACTGCGCCTCTACAACAAGACTACCCCTCCAACGATAAACCACAGCACTGCTACTGAAACATCTGCTGG TTTGGAAAGCGAGCTTGAGAGTTTAAGGGTCGCACTCCTGAAAGCCAGGCTGGACACCACCCCGCTTAAAACCAAATCAAAGTCTCCAG CCGTCAAGATCTCACCAGTGAAACAGTCCCAGCTGCGTAACTTCCTCTCAAAGGGACAGATGCCTCCTGTCCGCTCAACTGCACCAG CCAACCTGTCTCGCTCGGCCTTCCTCTCACCTAAATACTACGAGGACTTGGATGATGTGAGCTCTACGTCCTCCCTGTCCCAGTCCCTGGAGCCTCGCCCAGCTGacttggaggaggaagaggaggaggaacttCTGCCAGAACCCATTCCCCTTATGGCCATCCCTCCAGCATTATCCAACCCCCGCCACTCCACAGTTGTGAGGACCCCCTCTATCCATCCTGGCTTCGGGGCCATCCAGTCAACCCCAAAAATTCACTCGGTACAGGGTATGGGCTTTGGACTCAGCCCTATTGCCAGCCCTG TTCCAACCAATAAGATCAACCTCTGCGGGGCTGAAAGCACTGCTCTTGCCACAAAAACAGTAAAACATGGAGCCCCACCAAATGAGAGGGCCATCCCTGTCACCATCCCAGCCCAGCAGGCTGCAGCCACCGCTGCTCTACGAAGGCAGATGGCCAATCAGAAGACGG CTGTGGTCGGTACTTCCATGACGGAGTCCAATTTGAAGACGGTTCCTCAGGTGGTCAATGTCCAGGAGCTTAAGGACAAAGGGCCTCCAATGCCGGTTTCCAATAtgag CTCATCAATACCAGATCCAGCAGCCCCGGTCTTTGCAACTGTTTCTTCCAACCAGGCCAAACGA AATCCTACCCAAGGTTTCCAGAAGATGTCCACAGAAAGCACAACCAACCCACAAACGGGCTTCGTGTTTG GTCAATCGCCCAAAACGGATGCATCAGTGGCTCCTGCTTTCTCCGCAGACCAAAGCACCAGCAAAGGTTTCTCCTTTGCATCAGG GTCTGGAGGCTTCAGTTTTGCTTCTGTTACTCAGGGAGTTGGAATGTCACAAG TGAAAGATGTGAATAAATTCTCCTTCGGTGGAACTAGCAAGATTATGTTTACCCAGACTGGAGAAGAGTCTTTCGCCCTCACCCCAATATCCACCTCCCCTGCTCTTGGCACAGGGTCTCCCACTCAGCCTTCAAACTCATCAAGTGATAAACTTGCCTCTTCCACATCGGCCCCCAGGATAGAGCCACAGCCGCTTAAGACAATTGGAGGAGAGACTCTGGGCAGTTTCTCTGGACTACGTGTGGGCCACGGAGAAGAGGCTAAAGATTCAGACACCAAACCTGCTTCTGGCTCATTTAGTTTTGGGGAAACTGCACTTAATGGAGGCAAGGGAGTAGCACAGTTTAGCTTTGCTTCAGGTCTCCAAAAGTCTGCAGAAGATTCTCCAGCAGCAGACTTGTCCAAGGGGGCAGTGTCCGGCAGTTTGTTCAAGCCTCCTGAACCGAGCCCCAAGCAGGCCTTCTCTGTTCCGCAGTCCAGTTCTATTGCCTCAGCTTCGCCTACGTCCTTCGGTAGTCTCCTTGCAGCTTCTCCAGACTCCTCAGAGGAACCAAAAGTTTCCCCACAACCTTCAGAACCCCCACCACCCCTTGAAAACAAACCTGCTACTGGACCAGTTGTAGAGAGCGCCAGTCCCCTTGTAGTATCTGAGCCTGCAGCACGAATCACAGCAGTCACAGTTCCAGCACCAACACCTGTACCTCTTTTGACCACAACAGCCCCTACCGCAAACTTTTCCCCCTCCGTCAATGCACCAACTGAAGCAACCACTCCAGCACCAGCCAGTGCAGCTCCCACAATAGAAGCCACCCCAGACGGCACCACCTCCATTGCTCCTGTGCCCACTCCCGCTGTGGCCACCCCTGCTGTAGCACCTGTCTCCCAGGTAGCTCCAATAGCGTTCCAGGTGCCCAGTTTTGACAAACCAGGTTCCATTTTTACTCAACCTGCTCCTGCAACAACAGACAGCAGTTCCCTTGGCATTATACCAGTCGTCAGCACAGTTGCCGCTACAGCCACCACTCCCACCACTGAGGTTTACGGTACAGCAACTACAGCTGGAGGCACTGTGTTTGGACAACTTGTTGCTTCTCCAGCCCCAGCACCCCCCTCAGATCCGGCATCCACAGGTTTTGGCTCAACTGCCTTTGGTGCATCGACTGGAACTGGTTTTGGCAAATCTGTGTTTGGCCAGGTGAGTGGCTTTGGTCAGCCTGCCAGCAACACCGAACCATCCAGTGGCTTTTCTTTTGGCCAATCAGCCTTTGGAGCTGGTTCCAACAGTGCGAATACTGTAGGAGGTGCTTTTGGTGCTGCTACTGCTACCAATGCCAGTTCCTTCTCCTTTGGCACAAGCAGTGCCAACACAGCCAGCAGCACTGGCACAGGACTGTTTGGTCAAACCACAGCACCAGCATTTGGCCAGAGCTCAGGATTTGGGCAAGGGTCTGTGTTCGGGAGTAACACCACCACGTCCTCATCTACAGGATTCAGCTTTGGACAGCCGTCCGGTGAGT CATTTGGCTCTTCCGCTCCTCTTCCGCCACCTGCGTTTGGCCAACAAGCCGGCACTGGAAGTGTATTTGGACAG cagcagcagccatcaTCTGGTGGGACTCTGTTTGGCTTAAATCCAGCCAATCCAGCGGGCTCTCCTGCCGGCGGAGGGTTCTTCACCGGCCTTGGAGGAAAACCGAGCGAAGAAGCTGCCAACAAGAACCCATTCGGCACCAATGCCCCCACCGGAGGGTTTGGGCAGCCTGCTCAGACAG GTACCAACAGTCTGTTTGGGAGTACCGGTGCCAAGGGATTTGGCTTTGGACAGCCCTCCTTTGCTGAGCAGAAAGCTAGTGGGACCTTCACCACTGGTGCAGGGAGTGTCGCAGCCCAGGGATTTGGCTCCTTCGCTAGTCCGACAAAAGCAG GTGCTTTTGGCAGCGCTCCGGTGTTTGGGAATGCTCCTTCCTTTGGTAGTTCCCAGGCATTTGGTGCTGGAGCAGCATTTGGCTCGAGCCCTTCCTTCCCCAACAACATGGTTCCCTCAGCTGGTAAAGTGTTTGGAGAGGGAACGACGGCTTCCAGTATGGGAGGATTTGG GTTTGCGTCACCGCCCAGCGGCCCGTCCTTCGGTGCTctagccaatcagagcgctCCATCGTTCGGGGGCCTGGCCCAACAAGGCCCTGGGTTTGTAAATCAACCCAGCAGCTTCTCAGGCTTTGCACAACAGCCCCAGGCGGGAG GATTCTCTGGAAACGCCTTTGGATCTACAAACCA ATCAAGTCCACAAACATTTGCCAGTTGGAGAAGCTAG